The following proteins are co-located in the Eublepharis macularius isolate TG4126 chromosome 5, MPM_Emac_v1.0, whole genome shotgun sequence genome:
- the LOC129330387 gene encoding uncharacterized protein LOC129330387 encodes MSTVSQGGLKISERETPNMSADASSTARSATWREREILDLLDLWGEDKVQEALRRSHRNIDCYHKIASQMAVRGHNRSAQECRNKTKSMRLEYKRVVAHNGTSGNSPTTCAYYRELHSILRGDASVKPKRIARSLNIAVKELPSRPELIPSDGSEELFSHDLVTVDYDHIRSSTPAPRVQSSVSTEEGTDCDLDSTVDGLADKENMAPCNDAQEDWIGVRGSPTSPKESTIERAGSPALEPAELSPGTRLSKIRNRKRKNATLYGVADQMLSQNRTLHREQLKEWRAERQENMRWLEEDKRVQMDFLEEARRERNDLREAWRENLDIMRAAVGTLQTLGELMVQQKQTVNPSDMALRIPESQPSIVRAAGAKRSCVGKARERLTL; translated from the exons ATGTCCACAGTGTCTCAAGGTGGGTTGAAAATATCAGAGAGGGAGACCCCAAACATGTCAGCAGATGCATCCTCCACTGCCCGTTCCGCCACTTGGCGTGAACGAGAAATATTAGATCTTTTGGACTTGTGGGGCGAGGATAAGGTTCAGGAGGCCTTGCGCAGGTCGCATAGAAATATTGACTGCTATCATAAGATTGCCTCACAAATGGCTGTACGTGGACACAACAGATCCGCTCAGGAGTGCCGCAACAAAACCAAGAGCATGCGCTTGGAGTATAAAAGGGTCGTGGCTCATAATGGCACATCGGGTAATTCCCCAACAACATGCGCTTACTACAGGGAGTTGCACAGCATCCTGCGTGGGGACGCAAGCGTTAAGCCAAAGCGCATAGCTCGAAGCTTGAACATTGCGGTTAAGGAGCTTCCAAGTCGCCCAGAGTTGATCCCATCAGACGGTTCAGAAGAACTCTTCTCTCATGACCTTGTAACCGTGGACTACGATCACATACGAAGCTCCACACCTGCTCCAAGAG TTCAATCCTCCGTGTCCACAGAAGAGGGAACCGACTGTGACCTGGACAGCACAGTTGATGGACTGGCAGACAAAG AAAACATGGCGCCTTGCAACGATGCACAGGAAGATTGGATTGGTGTGCGGGGGTCCCCTACCTCGCCCAAGGAATCAACAATTG AACGCGCAGGATCTCCAGCATTAGAACCAGCAGAGCTCTCACCAGGAACACGTCTTTCAAAAATCAGAAACAGAAAACGAAAAAATGCCACTCTTTATGGTGTGGCGGACCAAATGCTCAGCCAAAACAGGACTTTGCACCGAGAGCAGCTTAAGGAATGGAGAGCAGAAAGACAGGAAAATATGAGGTGGTTGGAGGAGGATAAGCGGGTACAAATGGATTTTCTGGAGgaagcaaggagggaaaggaatgattTGAGGGAGGCATGGAGGGAAAACCTTGATATAATGAGGGCTGCAGTCGGCACACTGCAAACGCTTGGGGAATTGATGGTTCAGCAAAAGCAGACGGTCAATCCCTCTGACATGGCACTCAGAATTCCTGAATCACAGCCATCAATTGTCAGAGCAGCCGGTGCTAAGCGTTCCTGTGTGGGAAAGGCCCGGGAGAGGTTGACGTTGTAG